TGTTAACTCGGCAGTTTATCTATGAAGGGGATCAGGTTGAGGTTCGGTTTGAGTTTCAACGATTTTTGAGCAATGTGGTGAAGGAAGCAGCCTTGATTAACGTGAAAGCAACTGTGCTTAGCGGTAAGGCAACGATCACATTTGATGCTGGACTTGAAGGTCGTGTCGCTAATGAAGATAGCAACTATGATGAGCGGTTTTGGGAACCGCAAGCTGAGGATCCCACTCAAAAAACCATTCAATTGCAAACTAAACCAAATCCTTACGATGTACCGCAATTCACCGTTCTATTGAAGCAACAGTTGCGTGTCAATCATCAACCGGTCACAGGCGTTGTCACGACCGGCAACGGCTGGCTAAACGAACAAATTGTGGCTGATTTGGCAGCTGGCGAAACTTATCAACTGGAAAAGGATGTCATTGTGGTTACTAGCCGCGATGTTGCGCCTTCTGATCAGCAGCAAACAGCCGCAGCTTTGATGACCACATTACAAACACACAGTTTTTCCGAACAACTGGCTGCCCATACGCAGCTTTGGGCGCAACGCTGGGAGCAAAGTGATGTGGTCATTGAAGGCGATCCGGCCGCACAACAAGGCATTCGGTTTAATATTGCGCAATTGTTTATGACGTACTATGGCGAAGATAAGCGCCTTAACATTGGGCCTAAGGGTTTTACAGGTGAAAAATACGGCGGTGCCACTTACTGGGATACTGAAGCCTATATTGTACCAATGTATCTGGCAGTGACGCCGCCAGATGTGACGCGAGCACTTCTTCAATATCGCCACGATCAATTACCTGGTGCGTATCATAATGCACAGCAGCAAGGACTGGCCGGTGCTTTGTTCCCAATGGTGACCTTTAATGGCATCGAGTGTCACAACGAGTGGGAGATCACATTTGAAGAAATCCATCGTAATGGTGCAGTTGCGTTCGCGATTTATCAATACACGTCTTATACCGGCGATGAAAGTTATGTCAACCGTGATGGTATTGAGGTCTTGGTGGGGATTGCCCGTTTCTGGGCTGACCGGGTGCATTTTAGCAAACGTGCCAATCAGTATATGATTCACGGGGTAACCGGTCCTAATGAATATGAAAACAATGTTAACAACAACTGGTATACCAACACCATGGCATCGTGGACGTTAAGTTACACGTTAGCGCGCCTGTCCAAGGCGAATGCTGACGTGGTCGCTAAACTTGCGGTGACTGCAGAAGAAAAAGCTAAGTGGCAAGATATTATTGATCGGATGTACTATCCCGTTGACGATGAATTAGGGATCTTTGTTCAACACGATACCTTTCTTGATAAAGATTTGCGACCCGCCAGTTCGATTCCTGCTGACCAGCGGCCGATTAACCAACATTGGTCATGGGATCGGATCTTAAGGTCGCCTTTTATCAAACAGGCTGACGTCTTGCAGGGCATTTATTTTCTCAATGACCGCTTCACCCAAGCACAAAAAGAACGCAATTTTGATTTCTATGAGCCGATGACGGTTCACGAGAGTTCATTAAGTGCGTCCATCCATGCCATCCTAGCAGCTGAATTAGGGAAAACGGAAAAGGCCGTGGCGTTATATGCGCGAACTGCGCGTCTAGATCTGGACAATTATAATAACGACACTGATGACGGGCTTCACATTACGTCCATGAGCGGCAGTTGGTTATCAATCGTCCAAGGCTTTGCGGGGATGCGCTATGATCACGACCGGTTACGATTCAAGCCATTTTTGCCAAAAGAATGGCACCGCTTCAGCTTTAAAATCAATTATCGTGGCCGTTTGCTGGCAGTGGACGTGAGTGAGGAGGTCAACGTGATCTTGTTAGCCGGCCCGTCAATTGATATTGAAGTGAATGGTGAGCTGAAGCACTTGGAAAAGGGGGATGACCATGCTTAAAGGCTTCATTTTTGATCTTGACGGGGTGGTCACCGATTCAGCTAAGTATCATTTAGCCGCCTGGGGGGAGTTGGCAAAACAATTAGGGATTACCCTGCCAGCTACGGCAAATGAGGCTTTACGTGGCCGTTCCCGAATGGACTCGTTAGCGATCATCCTCGATTACGGTGATCAACAGAAGCAATATACCGAAGTTGAGAAAGAAAACTTAGCAGATGAAAAAAATCGACGTTATCTTCAATTGATTGCCAATATGACGCCAGCCGATATTCTGCCGGGTATCAGTCAACTTTTATCGGACGCCAAGGCAAGGCATTTAAAATTGGCAATCGCATCTGCTTCAAAAAATGCACCGACTATTTTGCGTCAATTGAAGTTATTTGATCAATTTGATGCGATTGTTGATCCAGCTAGTCTGCATCGCGGGAAGCCAGATCCTGAAATTTTCATCAAAGCGCAGAACTTGTTGCAATTGCAAGCAGATGAAGTGGTGAGTTTTGAAGATGCATCTGCTGGTATTGCAGCAATTAATGCTGCTGGTCAGTTTTCGGTGGGCATCGGCGATGCCAAGGCGCTCGCAGCTGCTGATTATTTCGTGGCAAACACAGGCTTATTGCGACTCAAATCAATCACGACAGCCTTCACAAAATGGCAAAACGCGTTGAATAAGAAAGGAGATGGATGATGTCATGGTTGAGATTGATTTGAACCATCTTTATAAGAAGTACCCGAATGCCGCACAAGATTCTGTCAAAGATTTCGATCTGCACATTAAGAATAAGGAGTTCATTGTCTTTGTCGGGCTGTCTGGCTGCGGCTGATATTCTTGGCCTGACAGAGTTTTTGGCCCATAAACCAGCAGACTTGTCTGACAGCCAGCGGTAACGGGTGGCATTAGGGCGAGCTATGGTCAGAGATGCACCGACTTTTCTAATTGATGAGCGCTTTCCAATCTGGCGTACAATTGCTCCGGCTCGGCACTATGATCTTTAAGTGATATCAGGTTAAGTATAAGAAATGAAAGAGAAATGGTTTTCAAGTTTTGTTAAAAATCATTTCTCTTTATTTTGTAAATATAAATGCCTCTGAAATCTCTTTTTGTGTCTTGAAAAGTCAAAATGTTTTGACACTTAAAGAGTTGGTATTATACTGAAGGTGTCAAAAGAGTTTGACATTAAAGGGGCGATTATCATGAAGAAAATGGATGAGATGGAGCTTAAATTCAGAGATCAATCGATTAGATACTCTTGGGCTTTCATGATTTTCACATTATTCATTTACGAATTTTTCCACGTGATGCATTATGGAAAATTTGATTTTATTTCTGTTGTGGTAAACGTTGCAGTGGGTGTCCAGATTGCTAGTTTTTTGTGGCTTAAACATCGAGCAGATAAGACTGATAAAGAACCGGGAAGGGTGTTAATTGGCACGATTGTCATTGTTGCTGTTGTGCTAACCTTAGGCATGATTGGATTGATGTTCCATGGAAAATAATATCCACGTACTCAGAATGCGCCAACAATTAACCCAGCAAGAACTGGCTGACGCAGTGAATGTAACCCGGCAAACGATTAATGCCATCGAGAATAATAAATACGACCCAACACTCTCCTTAGCCTTCGCACTTGCAGAACGCTTGGAGACGACTGTGGATCAACTGTTTCAACATTAGAGAAGCTGAAAATTATTTAAGGCTACAAAAAGAAGAGTGACTTTTTCCGATCACCGCATGTATGCGGCGGAAAAGTCACTCTTCTTTCGTTTTACTGTAGATCAAAGGTCATAGTTTAAAGATTCCAGTGCCAAGGCGGAGCAATCGGAGGCCAGATGGGGCTCAGCCGTGCAAACAACACAGCGAAGGGCTTTTGAGCTGATGTTGTTAGGCGACTTCGAGACCGGTTTTTGGGCTCGAAGCGCCGTCACCGCGTTCCAGCCCCATCTGGCCGGAGATTGCGGAGTTTGGCACGGCAGGAGTCGTTTTTGTCTGACGCTTGTGCCAAATCATCCCGCATCTAACAAATCATAAGTTCTAGATAGAAACTGAAGAAGCAACTACTGCTGACGATTACTCCTCTTCATTTAACTCATCAAAATCATAGTACAAATCTCTTTCAGGAAGCACCACAGCGGCATTTGTTTGGGTAT
This genomic window from Lacticaseibacillus paracasei subsp. paracasei contains:
- a CDS encoding glycoside hydrolase family 65 protein — encoded protein: MKRTFAVDPWMIATHQFHPEDKRLQESLTAIGNGYMGMRGNFEEQYSGDQLSGTYLGGVWFPDKTRVGWWKNGYPAYFGKAINAPSFLPIRIKVNEQPVDLAKNSFRDFYLALDLHQGLLTRQFIYEGDQVEVRFEFQRFLSNVVKEAALINVKATVLSGKATITFDAGLEGRVANEDSNYDERFWEPQAEDPTQKTIQLQTKPNPYDVPQFTVLLKQQLRVNHQPVTGVVTTGNGWLNEQIVADLAAGETYQLEKDVIVVTSRDVAPSDQQQTAAALMTTLQTHSFSEQLAAHTQLWAQRWEQSDVVIEGDPAAQQGIRFNIAQLFMTYYGEDKRLNIGPKGFTGEKYGGATYWDTEAYIVPMYLAVTPPDVTRALLQYRHDQLPGAYHNAQQQGLAGALFPMVTFNGIECHNEWEITFEEIHRNGAVAFAIYQYTSYTGDESYVNRDGIEVLVGIARFWADRVHFSKRANQYMIHGVTGPNEYENNVNNNWYTNTMASWTLSYTLARLSKANADVVAKLAVTAEEKAKWQDIIDRMYYPVDDELGIFVQHDTFLDKDLRPASSIPADQRPINQHWSWDRILRSPFIKQADVLQGIYFLNDRFTQAQKERNFDFYEPMTVHESSLSASIHAILAAELGKTEKAVALYARTARLDLDNYNNDTDDGLHITSMSGSWLSIVQGFAGMRYDHDRLRFKPFLPKEWHRFSFKINYRGRLLAVDVSEEVNVILLAGPSIDIEVNGELKHLEKGDDHA
- the pgmB gene encoding beta-phosphoglucomutase; protein product: MLKGFIFDLDGVVTDSAKYHLAAWGELAKQLGITLPATANEALRGRSRMDSLAIILDYGDQQKQYTEVEKENLADEKNRRYLQLIANMTPADILPGISQLLSDAKARHLKLAIASASKNAPTILRQLKLFDQFDAIVDPASLHRGKPDPEIFIKAQNLLQLQADEVVSFEDASAGIAAINAAGQFSVGIGDAKALAAADYFVANTGLLRLKSITTAFTKWQNALNKKGDG
- a CDS encoding helix-turn-helix transcriptional regulator, which produces MENNIHVLRMRQQLTQQELADAVNVTRQTINAIENNKYDPTLSLAFALAERLETTVDQLFQH